Proteins encoded within one genomic window of Gasterosteus aculeatus chromosome 18, fGasAcu3.hap1.1, whole genome shotgun sequence:
- the LOC120808183 gene encoding putative ribonuclease ZC3H12D, translating to MEQQMQQHAKVERFLKLGYSHIDILRVLESLRHDAQTNEILEELIKTCHTPSGDTSHPNSPKLVSRGCSPGLGAPRPDRELVTDFRPVVIDGSNVAMSHGDKKVFSCQGLNLAVSWFWDKGLRDITVFVPLWRKEHPRPEAPITDQHVLHELERRKILVYTPSRCVNGKRVVCYDDRYIVKLAFDSDGIVVSNDNYRDLQTENPQWKKFIEERLLMYTFANNKFMPPDDPLGRNGPGIDDFLRKKLWTPDNKLQHCPYGKKCTYGVKCKFYHPERANQSHMSVADELRALRDRAKNFSPSRPAAYQLLHRYTSSTPPPPLSVEDQTHRASPIEQFVCPSPEADEAFGSMEGFMSRLYIQDDTYSPSHSYSSGVASYSLSHDEYSLSGSFGGSTQTPCLGREGYYLPQNGSLPCQRPACSQCRCCLREMSARHYPHHPAWGSCPTLPPHNGERPGRFSEQFMREPSYGQSHSLPRDPWVQGRAKSPCSEQRKGLRSQLSNLFPESTVEQVMNAYPHISDMGELIVLIQSYRTSHISF from the exons ATggagcagcagatgcagcagcacGCCAAGGTGGAACGGTTCCTCAAGCTGGGCTACTCGCACATTGACATCCTGAGGGTGCTGGAGAGCCTGCGCCACGACGCGCAGACCAACGAAATTCTGGAGGAGCTGATAAAGACCTGCCACACCCCCAGTGGCGACACGAGCCACCCGAACAGCCCCAAGCTGGTGTCCAGAGGCTGCAGCCCCGGTCTCGGTGCACCCAGACCGGACCGGGAGCTCGTCACTGACTTCAGACCAGTGGTTATAGATGGAAGCAACGTGGCCATGAG cCATGGCGACAAGAAGGTGTTTTCGTGCCAGGGCCTcaatctggcagtgagctgGTTCTGGGATAAAGGGCTGCGGGACATCACCGTGTTCGTCCCCCTGTGGAGGAAGGAGCATCCGCGGCCCGAGGCGCCCATCACAG ATCAACATGTTCTCCacgagctggagaggaggaaaatCCTGGTGTACACGCCATCTCGCTGTGTGAACGGCAAGAGGGTGGTGTGCTACGATGACCGCTACATCGTGAAGCTGGCCTTCGACTCTGACGGCATCGTTGTGTCCAACGACAACTACCGCGACCTGCAGACCGAGAACCCACAGTGGAAGAAGTTCATCGAGGAGAGGCTGCTGATGTACACCTTCGCTAATAACAA GTTTATGCCTCCAGACGACCCTCTGGGTAGAAATGGACCCGGCATTGATGACTTTCTCCGGAAGAAGTTGTGGACCCCAGACAACAAGCTGCAGCACTGTCCTTACG GAAAGAAGTGTACTTATGGAGTCAAGTGCAAGTTCTACCACCCGGAGCGGGCCAACCAATCGCACATGTCTGTGGCCGACGAGCTGAGGGCGCTGAGAGACCGGGCCAAGAACTTCTCACCGAGCCGACCCGCCGCGTACCAGCTGTTGCACAGGTACacttcctccacccctcctccgcctctgagCGTCGAGGATCAAACCCACAGGGCTTCGCCCATTGAGCAGTTTGTCTGCCCAAGCCCTGAAGCAGACGAGGCCTTCGGGTCCATGGAGGGCTTCATGTCCAGACtctacatccaggacgataCCTACAGTCCCTCGCACAGCTACAGCAGCGGAGTGGCAAGCTACAGCCTCAGCCACGACGAGTACTCCCTCTCGGGGTCCTTCGGTGGGAGCACCCAGACGCCCTGCCTAGGCAGGGAAGGTTATTACCTTCCCCAAAACGGGTCGTTGCCCTGCCAACGCCCTGCGTGCAGCCAGTGCCGGTGCTGCCTCCGGGAGATGAGTGCGCGCCACTACCCGCACCACCCGGCGTGGGGCTCCTGCCCCACTCTGCCTCCACACAACGGGGAGCGTCCCGGCCGTTTCTCAGAGCAATTCATGAGAGAGCCCTCCTACGGACAGAGCCACAGCCTGCCGAGGGACCCGTGGGTGCAGGGCAGAGCCAAGAGCCCGTGCAGCGAGCAGAGGAAAGGCCTGAGGAGCCAGCTGAGCAACCTCTTCCCAGAGAGCACAGTGGAGCAAGTGATGAACGCTTACCCACACATCTCAGACATGGGGGAACTGATTGTTCTCATCCAGAGCTATAGGACCAGCCACATCTCCTTCTAG